From one Phocaeicola salanitronis DSM 18170 genomic stretch:
- the tssD gene encoding type VI secretion system tube protein TssD: MFGYTVFLKIGNLAATSLTDMYKDSYQLIGCEFGFAQGIDVKGQVQTEVKGGTFYVTYPHLPNRDMIQWMLDARKYQSGAIVVHDNQGSALEKILFEKATCVDMEISYIRQGKGYIATKLTVQAQKLMFGTEEFENQWVL; this comes from the coding sequence ATGTTTGGATACACAGTATTCTTAAAAATCGGCAATCTGGCAGCCACCTCGCTGACAGACATGTATAAGGACAGTTATCAACTGATAGGTTGTGAGTTCGGATTCGCCCAAGGGATAGATGTCAAGGGACAAGTGCAGACGGAAGTCAAGGGCGGAACCTTTTATGTGACCTATCCCCACCTGCCCAACCGGGACATGATCCAGTGGATGCTGGATGCGCGCAAATATCAGAGCGGCGCCATTGTCGTGCACGACAACCAAGGCTCCGCGCTTGAGAAGATACTCTTTGAGAAAGCAACCTGCGTGGATATGGAAATCAGCTATATCCGGCAGGGTAAGGGCTATATTGCGACCAAACTGACCGTACAGGCACAGAAACTGATGTTCGGTACAGAGGAATTTGAAAACCAGTGGGTACTCTAA
- the tssD gene encoding type VI secretion system tube protein TssD, which translates to MGLFNFPQVDSDVNVIFCIDGDEYAVEQFKIGFHQPVDGNKNQPEGEVRGGRIMIVLSQTVKSNIYGWAIKPWVKKNGAVLFKTGTSGVIFEVAFTNAYCVNLRRVIEALGQGLSTTLILSPESVSVNGIEFDNRWVK; encoded by the coding sequence ATGGGACTCTTTAATTTTCCACAAGTGGACAGCGATGTGAATGTCATATTCTGCATTGACGGCGACGAATATGCGGTAGAACAGTTCAAGATAGGTTTCCACCAGCCTGTTGACGGAAACAAGAACCAACCGGAAGGAGAAGTGCGCGGAGGGCGAATCATGATTGTCCTTTCGCAAACGGTGAAAAGCAATATCTACGGATGGGCCATCAAGCCGTGGGTAAAGAAGAACGGGGCGGTGCTGTTCAAGACCGGTACGTCCGGGGTGATATTTGAGGTGGCGTTTACAAATGCGTACTGTGTCAATCTGAGACGAGTTATAGAGGCTTTGGGACAAGGATTGTCAACTACTCTAATTCTATCTCCTGAGAGTGTTAGCGTGAATGGTATTGAATTTGATAATAGATGGGTAAAATAA
- the tssD gene encoding type VI secretion system tube protein TssD, translating to MSAQSYIKFWTAEPSEHEEVQAYDLLSFEYDFEKQARPNGQVTGETHGGRMRASIAGFPAEELLEWMFNSRILKDGEVMNTSGLSGAPKEVIRFRGAQCLELDVHSTVKESRTSLSIHFREMEAGDSCHLNLKS from the coding sequence ATGAGTGCACAATCATATATCAAGTTCTGGACCGCCGAACCCTCGGAGCATGAAGAAGTGCAGGCATACGACCTGCTGAGCTTTGAGTATGACTTCGAGAAACAGGCCCGCCCGAACGGACAAGTAACTGGCGAGACACACGGAGGCAGGATGCGGGCAAGCATTGCGGGATTCCCTGCGGAAGAACTGCTGGAATGGATGTTCAATTCAAGAATCCTGAAAGACGGGGAGGTAATGAACACTTCCGGCTTGAGCGGTGCGCCCAAGGAAGTTATCCGTTTCAGAGGCGCCCAATGCCTTGAACTCGACGTGCATTCGACAGTAAAAGAAAGCCGGACTTCGCTATCCATTCATTTCAGGGAAATGGAAGCCGGTGATTCGTGTCACTTAAACTTAAAATCATGA
- the tssD gene encoding type VI secretion system tube protein TssD codes for MNWFTSLFKRKDAAVPDDRYVMRLTVCHETYAVEEFDLKFKRDTDRDGLPEGEAYGGFVTCTLTGMPGDGLLRWASYSRMYEDGDLRIYRKDEPDQQAAFALRFTEGNCIRFRRRIDHSTHECSIVLLFAARTLKFTNEEFENEWC; via the coding sequence ATGAACTGGTTTACCTCTTTGTTCAAACGAAAAGACGCCGCCGTACCGGATGACCGGTACGTAATGCGGCTGACTGTCTGCCACGAGACCTACGCGGTAGAGGAGTTTGACCTGAAATTCAAGCGCGATACCGACCGCGACGGACTGCCGGAGGGTGAGGCATACGGCGGCTTTGTCACCTGCACACTTACCGGCATGCCGGGGGACGGACTGCTGAGATGGGCCTCGTACAGCAGGATGTACGAGGACGGAGACCTGCGGATTTACCGGAAAGACGAACCCGACCAGCAGGCCGCATTCGCCCTGCGCTTTACGGAGGGCAACTGCATCCGTTTCCGGCGAAGAATAGACCATAGTACCCATGAGTGCAGCATCGTCCTGCTGTTTGCCGCGAGAACACTGAAATTTACGAACGAGGAATTTGAAAACGAATGGTGCTGA
- a CDS encoding GPW/gp25 family protein, with product METKFCKLPLDFEALLNEDVGNNHLASCNEIDSIDQFIELLISTAPGEHTFDKEFGCEIFYLDFESIVSHTRWEGQFSEYITKAITRYEKRLMNVYVRVAIDDTTRQVSVSGTSTIKKRVQVYVYGTLVHTGEKRCFYYVIYLGPISTR from the coding sequence ATGGAAACGAAATTTTGCAAACTGCCTTTGGACTTTGAGGCCCTGCTGAACGAAGATGTGGGAAACAACCATCTTGCCTCGTGCAACGAGATTGATTCGATTGACCAGTTCATCGAGTTGCTGATCAGTACGGCTCCCGGAGAGCATACCTTTGACAAGGAGTTCGGCTGTGAGATATTTTATCTTGATTTTGAAAGCATTGTCTCCCATACCCGTTGGGAAGGGCAATTCTCAGAATACATTACGAAGGCAATCACCCGATACGAAAAGCGTCTTATGAACGTATATGTACGGGTCGCCATAGATGACACGACCCGACAGGTCAGTGTGTCCGGCACTTCGACCATAAAAAAACGCGTTCAGGTATATGTGTATGGCACTCTGGTACACACAGGAGAGAAGCGGTGCTTTTATTATGTGATTTATTTAGGTCCCATTTCAACCCGATAA
- a CDS encoding type VI secretion system baseplate subunit TssF — protein sequence MSIEKYNKEQIRNRMLKYAATFWGIKKAENFDPVVKLLLEALANEMYMLGEDFTAIETRLLEKTARILTPGILTSPFPAHGIVHAFPIEPVYLITRESGMYYESDSLIRKLSTGSISFYPACDTLLHRADIRYMVCNSLLYRIDHTLEKTMIARTESKMTPRTVWLGLAVDESITNLRNFSFYLDFPNLTESYEYLFLLPCTEWSVKGEQVVMQRGIYEKDDIQDNPFRAFFQNYDAMFLIDKEIMEIYNKHFLSVRQSFPLDDSCKETLPEELHPCFKEAVREKMQDRLVWLKIQFPAHFTAEVMDELQAGINIVPVENKLLREQVSTLEDTFRVIPLRTENHESLLSVHSVKDSDGKSYHELLYPEGNSKAGYGTYSIRKGGCERFDSRSAKELLCYLLDLLDDETHAFGSVSSIKLQALATQMEQLVAQMKQTADNMNEFRETPYYLMIDQLTGKGQVTVKYWTTNCEIGNQIQAGVDLSPNTNTYLEPRTLALVSTTYGGKQAPKNRERIDIYKYGFISHGRVLTQNDIISFCKKELGELLVRTEIKNGVEISPMPSEGLIRTKEVHLILKEKLDDPSQEKQMKDNLRTKLSACSPDTFNYRIFIEYNKA from the coding sequence ATGAGCATAGAGAAATATAACAAGGAACAAATCAGGAACCGTATGCTAAAGTATGCTGCGACTTTCTGGGGAATCAAAAAAGCCGAAAATTTTGATCCCGTCGTCAAGCTCCTGCTGGAAGCATTGGCCAATGAAATGTATATGCTGGGAGAAGATTTTACCGCCATTGAAACAAGGCTGCTGGAAAAGACCGCCCGGATTCTGACACCAGGTATCCTGACCTCCCCCTTCCCCGCACACGGCATCGTACACGCTTTTCCCATTGAACCCGTTTATCTGATCACCCGGGAATCGGGCATGTATTATGAAAGCGACTCACTGATCCGGAAGCTGTCGACAGGAAGTATTTCGTTTTATCCGGCATGTGATACACTGCTACATAGAGCCGACATAAGATATATGGTCTGCAATAGTCTCCTGTACCGGATAGACCATACCCTGGAGAAAACCATGATTGCCCGTACGGAATCCAAAATGACTCCGCGTACCGTTTGGCTCGGCCTGGCTGTGGACGAATCCATTACCAACCTTCGGAATTTCTCTTTCTATCTTGATTTTCCCAATCTTACGGAAAGCTATGAATACCTGTTCCTGCTTCCCTGTACGGAATGGTCCGTCAAGGGAGAACAGGTTGTCATGCAGCGGGGAATCTACGAAAAGGACGATATACAAGATAATCCCTTCCGTGCATTTTTCCAAAACTATGATGCGATGTTCCTCATAGACAAGGAAATCATGGAAATCTACAATAAACATTTCCTGAGCGTCCGGCAGTCTTTCCCGCTTGATGATTCCTGCAAAGAGACATTGCCTGAAGAACTGCATCCTTGTTTCAAGGAAGCCGTGCGGGAAAAGATGCAGGACAGGCTGGTCTGGCTAAAAATACAATTTCCCGCCCATTTCACAGCTGAGGTTATGGATGAATTGCAAGCGGGAATCAATATCGTGCCCGTCGAAAACAAACTGTTGCGTGAACAAGTGAGCACCCTTGAAGACACTTTCAGGGTGATTCCCCTGCGGACGGAAAATCATGAATCCCTGTTGTCCGTACATAGTGTGAAAGACTCGGACGGGAAAAGCTATCATGAGCTTCTGTACCCGGAGGGAAATTCCAAGGCGGGCTATGGCACGTATTCCATCCGCAAAGGAGGGTGCGAACGGTTTGACTCCCGTTCTGCCAAAGAACTGCTATGCTATCTGCTGGACCTGCTGGATGATGAGACCCATGCATTCGGTTCCGTTTCGAGCATCAAGCTACAGGCACTTGCCACCCAAATGGAGCAACTGGTGGCACAAATGAAACAAACAGCCGATAACATGAATGAGTTCAGAGAGACGCCCTACTACCTGATGATCGACCAATTGACCGGTAAAGGCCAGGTTACCGTCAAATACTGGACCACCAACTGTGAGATAGGAAACCAGATACAAGCCGGCGTGGATCTGTCGCCCAATACCAACACCTATCTGGAGCCAAGGACTCTTGCGCTTGTCAGCACCACCTATGGCGGCAAACAGGCTCCCAAGAACCGGGAACGCATAGACATTTACAAATACGGTTTCATTTCACATGGCCGTGTATTGACCCAGAATGATATTATCAGTTTCTGTAAAAAAGAACTCGGAGAGCTGCTGGTACGTACAGAAATTAAGAACGGAGTGGAAATCAGCCCGATGCCCAGTGAAGGACTGATACGGACCAAAGAGGTACACTTGATTCTCAAAGAAAAGCTGGACGACCCGTCACAGGAGAAGCAGATGAAAGACAATCTGAGAACCAAGCTTTCAGCCTGTTCGCCAGATACATTCAATTACCGGATATTCATCGAATACAATAAAGCCTAA
- a CDS encoding TssN family type VI secretion system protein, with translation MDPVTQHLISSYLLMPLLTVIFGIAAYFVARKNRLLNNKRLIVYLLVCSIVLALPGLSGFMDYNFMPYIYILLVILYWIGGYYNRFVLRKVFSSGKEMPSFGIQCLMTVTVVLLGAGIFSVVFNLCNELQYGVWASTCILPFVFPLLYTQTVKSYFDIPVEIYKVWKYSEEYDSETLYINRERSIVIDVDIFRRVDDPVSERITGKASDDVIFGQWFQRMIDDCNLKSPSSPIVYQNEGGAYYEWVFYTKSSFFRKRFYIDPELTLAENKLKMHDVIIAKRVANELVTYKEY, from the coding sequence ATGGACCCAGTTACCCAACATCTTATTTCATCGTATCTGCTGATGCCCCTGCTTACCGTAATTTTCGGGATAGCAGCCTATTTCGTCGCACGGAAGAACAGACTATTGAACAACAAGAGACTGATTGTTTATCTGCTCGTGTGCAGTATCGTGCTTGCCCTGCCCGGCCTGTCCGGATTTATGGACTACAATTTCATGCCTTATATCTATATCCTGCTGGTTATCCTATACTGGATTGGCGGGTATTACAACCGATTTGTCTTGCGCAAAGTGTTTTCTTCGGGCAAGGAGATGCCCTCTTTCGGCATACAGTGCCTGATGACAGTCACGGTCGTGCTGTTAGGTGCCGGAATTTTTTCGGTCGTCTTCAACCTCTGCAACGAACTTCAATACGGGGTATGGGCTTCGACCTGCATACTGCCTTTTGTATTTCCCCTTCTATATACCCAGACGGTAAAAAGCTATTTCGACATACCTGTAGAAATCTATAAAGTGTGGAAATACTCGGAAGAATACGATTCAGAAACCCTGTATATCAACCGCGAACGAAGTATCGTCATCGACGTGGACATTTTCCGCAGGGTAGACGACCCAGTGTCGGAACGTATTACCGGCAAGGCCTCCGATGATGTCATTTTCGGGCAATGGTTCCAGCGCATGATTGATGACTGCAACCTCAAATCGCCTTCTTCGCCCATTGTTTATCAAAATGAAGGCGGGGCATATTATGAATGGGTATTCTATACCAAATCCTCTTTTTTCAGAAAGAGGTTCTATATTGACCCGGAACTCACGCTTGCGGAAAACAAGCTGAAGATGCATGATGTGATTATCGCCAAACGGGTAGCGAATGAACTAGTAACATATAAAGAATATTAA
- a CDS encoding type VI secretion system baseplate subunit TssG produces the protein MAEETDKIVCFDERPHSFNLPDTDFKAEVVASGLKESGYDAERTLISRLGDIRRGFSKDIHDAHSEYSQYDLTDYLYLYVNRRSIYDTLPEGIFHKNLYQSDKSSKEQILDEIRIHRDEEFYARRFFKPFEITLDYMLVSFQNKERRIDEMNVHPDFVSIFSDQWPVLKLLPVHLAIMLIRMLAYMEQITVSPSQISECMSMLTGVPIRLQKGEKSVVEADPHLVPKLGECLLGDTMVLGNRFADGTYQMLLEIGPLPAQKMETLFSDTIDRQILCDLMDLFLPADKEIQVRYIIQQEDAQFKLGNPTEQGAYLGISTYL, from the coding sequence ATGGCAGAAGAAACTGACAAAATCGTATGTTTTGACGAACGCCCACATTCGTTCAATTTGCCGGACACCGATTTCAAGGCAGAAGTGGTGGCCAGCGGACTGAAAGAAAGCGGCTACGACGCGGAGCGCACCCTCATTTCCAGATTGGGGGACATACGGCGTGGCTTTTCGAAAGACATCCATGATGCCCACTCGGAATATTCCCAATACGACCTGACAGATTACCTGTATCTCTACGTGAACAGGCGGAGTATTTATGACACACTGCCTGAAGGCATTTTTCATAAGAACCTCTACCAGTCCGACAAAAGCTCCAAAGAGCAGATACTGGATGAAATCCGGATCCACCGGGACGAAGAGTTCTATGCCCGGCGCTTTTTCAAGCCTTTCGAGATAACCCTGGACTATATGCTGGTGAGTTTCCAAAACAAGGAACGACGTATCGATGAAATGAACGTACATCCGGACTTTGTAAGCATATTCTCCGACCAGTGGCCGGTGCTGAAACTGCTGCCGGTCCATCTGGCGATTATGCTTATCCGCATGCTTGCCTATATGGAACAGATTACCGTCAGTCCTTCCCAAATAAGCGAGTGCATGAGCATGCTGACCGGAGTGCCTATCCGCCTGCAGAAAGGTGAGAAAAGCGTGGTGGAAGCGGACCCGCATCTTGTCCCTAAACTGGGAGAATGCCTTTTGGGGGACACCATGGTCCTGGGGAACCGTTTTGCCGACGGCACTTACCAAATGCTGTTGGAAATCGGCCCGCTACCAGCACAGAAGATGGAGACCCTATTCTCCGATACCATTGACCGCCAGATACTCTGCGACCTGATGGACCTGTTCCTGCCTGCCGACAAAGAAATACAAGTCCGTTATATCATACAGCAGGAGGACGCCCAGTTCAAGCTGGGAAATCCAACGGAACAAGGAGCCTATTTAGGAATCAGCACTTATTTGTAA
- the tssO gene encoding type VI secretion system TssO, translated as MKPRNNTEVRKAYLKFSCYLTGCVILAVAIFASFLKTSSTEVKRITEQTLKYDYVYAKELSLSNSVDSVYQYMKLMNTSPQINDVLLQSVVSVRKMNLLKYMQSMDDKDCRLYKQLLGNINMFLSVKDSIRLLSIQEEMVKKDLMQCIQDNWKTRRNLNVGSNNK; from the coding sequence ATGAAACCGAGAAATAATACGGAAGTAAGGAAAGCCTATCTGAAATTTTCCTGTTACCTGACAGGTTGCGTCATTCTTGCCGTGGCCATATTTGCCAGTTTCCTTAAAACGTCCAGTACGGAAGTGAAACGGATCACGGAACAGACATTGAAGTATGACTATGTCTATGCCAAAGAACTTTCGTTGTCAAACAGCGTGGATTCGGTCTATCAGTACATGAAGCTGATGAACACCTCGCCACAGATTAACGATGTTCTTCTGCAAAGCGTTGTCAGCGTGCGGAAAATGAACCTGTTGAAGTACATGCAAAGTATGGATGACAAGGATTGCAGGCTTTACAAGCAACTGCTGGGAAACATCAACATGTTCCTGAGTGTAAAAGACTCCATCCGCCTGCTGAGCATTCAGGAAGAGATGGTAAAGAAAGACCTGATGCAATGTATCCAAGACAACTGGAAGACACGTCGCAATCTGAATGTCGGTTCCAACAACAAATAA
- a CDS encoding type VI secretion system transmembrane protein TssO gives MNDNKKTLNKRETLMGHIYVFLFFFVTTVVCCLAIFMWNSDFKMFEEKEFVKIKMDRIKDFQQEQADSQQAIDSLFRKIETFEPGVHAQYEEDDIHYLINNLRNTYERNSWDKRYKLFMHIADFYAMWLADKKQLWSIEQNIQLFKANLEECEIGLQKKEEDLRSGTKK, from the coding sequence ATGAATGACAATAAAAAAACACTGAACAAGCGGGAGACCCTGATGGGGCATATTTATGTATTCCTGTTCTTTTTCGTAACAACCGTGGTATGTTGCCTGGCAATATTCATGTGGAATTCGGATTTCAAGATGTTTGAAGAGAAGGAGTTCGTGAAAATAAAAATGGACCGCATTAAAGATTTCCAACAGGAACAAGCCGACAGCCAACAGGCCATAGATTCCCTGTTCCGTAAAATCGAGACCTTCGAACCAGGGGTACATGCCCAATATGAAGAAGACGATATCCACTACCTGATAAACAACCTGCGCAACACATACGAAAGAAACAGCTGGGACAAACGGTACAAGCTGTTTATGCACATAGCCGACTTTTACGCCATGTGGTTGGCAGACAAAAAACAATTGTGGAGTATCGAACAAAACATACAACTGTTCAAAGCCAATCTGGAAGAATGCGAGATCGGATTGCAGAAAAAAGAAGAAGACTTGCGTTCAGGCACTAAAAAATGA
- a CDS encoding PKD domain-containing protein — protein MGKIYTRKILFVAAAMLLCILIAVLIRIFFSSRTVRMTLTPIEVEVGEPIYYADSTRRANSWLWEFGNGDVSHERNGQYVFKEPGRYQVRLQVDHSLEKKQIITVRKKTNTYGSDQLVKMKAPASAFQGEIVSFKGYGPSKEWRWQFGESGIVDSREQNPLYAYSEPGEYEVLLTTEDTQYPVRHTIKILSQYTENDSTDVLVIIGNDIREHLQAIVDGRPFNTHYNYILKKYLCGNPDIAVTVNNHKKNDFYSYCQGLKIIARKKTVIDEVFVDMGDDLNNECVMQLMVTQHERFSESKK, from the coding sequence ATGGGAAAGATTTATACCAGAAAGATTCTGTTTGTAGCGGCAGCCATGCTGCTGTGCATACTTATTGCCGTGCTGATCCGGATATTTTTCTCCAGCCGGACCGTGCGGATGACACTGACCCCCATAGAAGTGGAGGTCGGAGAACCTATCTATTATGCGGACAGTACCCGCAGGGCAAACTCATGGCTCTGGGAGTTCGGCAACGGGGATGTATCACACGAACGAAACGGGCAATATGTGTTCAAAGAACCGGGGCGTTACCAGGTACGCCTGCAAGTGGACCATTCGCTGGAAAAGAAGCAGATTATCACCGTACGGAAGAAAACAAACACTTACGGGAGCGATCAGCTTGTAAAAATGAAAGCTCCGGCAAGCGCTTTCCAAGGTGAAATCGTGTCTTTCAAAGGATACGGCCCCTCGAAAGAGTGGCGGTGGCAATTCGGCGAGTCAGGAATCGTTGATTCCCGAGAACAAAATCCGCTCTATGCCTATTCGGAACCAGGCGAATATGAAGTGCTGCTGACTACGGAAGACACACAATACCCCGTACGGCACACGATTAAAATCCTTTCCCAGTACACAGAAAACGACTCTACGGACGTGCTTGTCATTATCGGGAACGATATCCGAGAACATTTGCAGGCCATCGTGGACGGCAGACCGTTCAATACCCATTATAACTATATCCTGAAGAAATATCTCTGTGGAAATCCGGACATAGCCGTCACAGTCAACAACCATAAAAAGAATGACTTCTATTCTTACTGCCAGGGGCTGAAAATCATTGCGCGAAAGAAAACCGTGATTGATGAAGTGTTTGTCGATATGGGCGATGACCTGAACAACGAATGCGTCATGCAGCTGATGGTGACCCAACACGAACGTTTTTCCGAATCAAAAAAGTAA
- the tssR gene encoding type VI secretion system protein TssR domain-containing protein, whose translation MKKNFISHLIQTGCIFSIACLTACGPVHRFTRVKNVPREYVRNYSVEGVKAPRSLSLFKHHPWIVFAKEQGTSYLSPSGKNEMQAVEYMDAFLVIKRKGDWLKLIQYNPAILKNGKLKEWKQAQYCGWMNQNDLLLTRSGFTDVLTGFKNKQVVMLSDTVALANPSAYFANDSVKLFENTDLTQEAGKIPFCSIVYPYKISEDKGCVLVANKPQLDADSIGQTVVGWIDRGLLTAARQQLHIDIASLPDSTLIFKDRERKDTLQLSAGDMRQKLEFAESQPAIWYSPVLFYKENDTSLCFRTHIPMPIIDKQESYVLNVNGNPIYYSTFKNKIEKDLQKINLMFVLEGKENTIQQFPAVVNTIQGLQSQLVNDESFSFRFGAVLTFNEPDSPTDPICKLTPDYMELLDFLSAKARNVKQLKPTYGRFGSWSGVQIGVEQFNKCPDETNILVVIGDKGFNSEWADSTLVNKLVKNNCRLLGFQLYGGEPDNFNNFVLQIGNMIDCSAPRISRKKRELVVYPEQVRNENEYAEVGHNTYCLDFPNRSMTQGWLVFPQKNESLELEGLTSALDSMLLQVKFDNTLLSNSLTRAFDEVGTQRYKADSTMTDYYHIRQAGVQPILSVLPGVEPAWNLPAQPVVLPDSLSRTLEYYLLANEDEFKRLRKYVEEPAKLIVDYKYEAVKKKKQAKVDICDCPNDYFETDTEESTVHVKTDSLNVPEYASTRRVRRKLVRHFLSERNTDKYCKVKRKTFLRMPISEALQRFTSCPADYPFFEVYRVKDLKDKDMITDVELDMLIEYFKEKKKMLDEAAGKSFKSNGETYYWISRELLP comes from the coding sequence ATGAAAAAGAACTTTATATCGCATCTGATTCAGACAGGGTGTATTTTCAGCATTGCCTGCCTGACAGCCTGCGGGCCGGTACACCGTTTTACACGGGTGAAGAATGTTCCGCGCGAATATGTGCGGAACTATTCGGTGGAAGGAGTGAAAGCCCCCCGCAGCCTGTCGCTGTTCAAGCATCATCCGTGGATTGTCTTCGCCAAGGAACAAGGGACAAGCTATCTGAGTCCGAGCGGAAAAAACGAGATGCAGGCCGTGGAATACATGGATGCCTTTCTGGTCATCAAACGGAAAGGGGACTGGCTCAAACTGATCCAATATAATCCCGCCATTCTGAAGAACGGGAAGCTGAAAGAATGGAAACAGGCCCAGTATTGCGGCTGGATGAACCAGAACGACCTGCTGCTGACCCGGAGCGGATTTACCGATGTCCTCACGGGATTCAAGAACAAGCAAGTGGTCATGCTGAGCGACACCGTGGCACTGGCCAATCCCTCAGCGTATTTTGCCAATGATTCTGTGAAACTGTTTGAAAATACCGACCTGACACAGGAAGCCGGCAAGATTCCGTTTTGCAGTATCGTGTACCCTTATAAAATATCGGAAGACAAGGGATGTGTACTCGTGGCAAACAAACCGCAGCTTGACGCCGACAGCATAGGACAGACGGTTGTCGGATGGATAGACAGAGGGCTGCTGACCGCTGCCAGGCAACAACTCCATATAGACATAGCCTCGCTGCCGGACAGTACGCTCATCTTCAAAGACAGGGAACGAAAGGACACCTTGCAGCTGTCGGCCGGCGACATGAGGCAGAAACTGGAATTTGCAGAGAGCCAGCCTGCAATATGGTACAGTCCTGTATTGTTTTACAAAGAGAATGACACGAGCCTGTGTTTCAGGACGCATATTCCGATGCCGATCATTGACAAACAGGAAAGCTATGTGCTGAATGTTAACGGAAATCCGATTTATTACAGCACTTTCAAGAATAAGATAGAGAAGGACTTGCAGAAAATAAACCTGATGTTTGTACTGGAAGGAAAAGAGAACACCATCCAGCAGTTTCCAGCCGTAGTGAACACCATTCAGGGATTGCAGTCGCAACTGGTAAATGACGAGAGCTTTTCTTTCAGGTTCGGCGCCGTGCTGACCTTCAACGAACCGGACAGCCCGACAGACCCCATCTGCAAACTGACTCCCGACTACATGGAGCTGCTTGACTTCCTTTCCGCCAAGGCACGTAACGTCAAGCAACTAAAACCTACATACGGACGGTTCGGCAGCTGGTCAGGTGTTCAAATCGGGGTGGAACAGTTCAACAAATGCCCAGATGAGACAAACATCCTGGTCGTCATCGGCGACAAAGGATTCAACAGCGAATGGGCGGACTCTACTCTGGTGAACAAACTGGTGAAGAACAACTGCCGCCTGCTGGGTTTCCAGCTTTACGGAGGAGAGCCGGACAACTTCAACAACTTTGTGCTGCAAATCGGGAACATGATAGACTGCTCGGCACCACGCATCAGCCGAAAGAAACGGGAGCTGGTGGTATATCCCGAACAAGTCCGAAATGAAAACGAATACGCGGAAGTGGGCCATAATACCTATTGCCTGGACTTCCCCAACCGGAGCATGACACAGGGATGGCTGGTGTTTCCGCAAAAGAACGAATCGCTGGAACTGGAAGGGCTGACCTCCGCCTTGGATTCCATGCTGCTGCAAGTGAAGTTTGACAACACCCTGCTGAGCAACAGCCTGACAAGAGCATTCGACGAAGTGGGAACCCAACGGTATAAGGCGGACTCGACTATGACGGACTACTACCACATCCGCCAGGCAGGGGTGCAACCGATATTGTCTGTGCTTCCGGGTGTCGAACCAGCCTGGAACCTGCCGGCACAGCCTGTCGTGTTACCAGACTCGCTATCACGGACACTGGAGTATTATCTGCTTGCCAACGAAGACGAGTTCAAGCGCCTGAGAAAATATGTGGAAGAACCCGCCAAGCTGATTGTGGACTATAAATACGAGGCCGTCAAGAAGAAAAAACAGGCGAAAGTGGACATCTGCGACTGCCCGAACGACTACTTCGAAACAGATACCGAAGAATCCACCGTACACGTGAAGACGGACAGCCTGAACGTGCCGGAATATGCCTCTACCCGCCGTGTGCGGAGAAAGTTGGTACGGCATTTCCTGTCCGAGCGCAACACGGACAAGTATTGCAAGGTGAAGAGGAAGACCTTTTTGAGAATGCCCATATCGGAAGCCTTGCAGCGGTTTACCTCCTGCCCGGCGGACTACCCGTTCTTTGAGGTCTATCGGGTCAAAGACCTGAAAGACAAGGATATGATTACGGACGTGGAACTGGACATGCTGATTGAATACTTCAAGGAAAAGAAGAAAATGTTGGACGAAGCAGCCGGCAAATCGTTCAAATCCAACGGAGAGACCTATTACTGGATCAGCCGTGAGCTGTTACCCTAA